Genomic segment of Cottoperca gobio unplaced genomic scaffold, fCotGob3.1 fCotGob3_481arrow_ctg1, whole genome shotgun sequence:
GGCAGCTTAGCCTACGTGTTGCAGAGCACAGCTGAGAGGATCCACAAGTTAGATTTACTTCTAAAGTCGACAACAAGCCTCATGCAAGAACACGTTTGCATCATTATTCTGAACAAATCTCCCTGTCGCCGTGTTTCCGTACAAATGTTTCGCAAATTAACCGAATTCAGAGAAAATCAGCAACAGGAAGTGTCAATGAAAGCTTGTTTTGTGCGATTATTCGGACTTGGTTGACGGAGATAAGCAGGAGGTGGAGAACCGTTAAAActttacagaagaagaaaagcggATGTAAATCATTCATTTGAGTTCATTGTTAATGTGAGGACATCAGATCTGAGCTTTATGTACGTCCTCATTCATTCAATTCTTCTGTGCTCATTTAGCTTTTATCCATTCACCAACTTTTACACCACCGACAACAGGAAACACTGCAAACTGAAAATGCACATCTTGTGTGTTTATTCGCCCGGATAGAGATCTAAAATCTTTAAAGTCTCAGCGTACTTTttgtgaaaaaggaaaaacactgcTGTATTTTCAAAGAATGCAACAATGAATTTATGGAACAAGTTACCAGGTTTTGTTGGGTTTATTGGATTGGACGCCTCGAGAAACGCGCCTTCACTTCTCACAACACGTTGTTTATCTTCCTCCTTCAAATTTAGCGTGATTCAGTGTGAGGCCATcgtgttcacatttaaaaacctttgCAGGGTTCTCAACTGATGTTTAGATGGACTTACATACCAGTAGAACAACCAACTCATCACTTTCATTATTGCACTTTTGCTTTTTAAGACGCATAATCGTTGTGTATTGTTTGCGTTGTTTCTTACGTCAGTGCCAAAGAACAATTTCCATTGTATGCAAATCTAATGAACAATAAAGTTATCTGAATCTGCAAACAAGTCCGCGACAAACACTAAGAAATCAACTTAAGACAGAGTTTTCAATCAGCTCATGAAGCTAACGTTGGCTTAATTAGCGAGCTAGTTACAGGAAGTACAGTCGACTTTTCAGCTGCTTTTATCTACTTCTGTCTGAAACAAGGACCCGTTGTTTCAAGAATTACTGTGGATTTAAATGGATAATATGCAGATGATATCATGGTATACATCAGGGGGGCCCACACTTTTTGGGCTTATGAGCTATTTTTGAAATGACCAGGGGGGCGTGCTGTCAGCGGTTTGTGTGATGGGGGGGGTTGCTGGTGTGTAGTtcactccactcctctcctttcctccgctctgtctcttaggtgtgtgtgtgcgggagcgaaacattggtgaatgcgcaaggcaagtaaaaaacaaacaacttgaATTCctggggcgcggggttccgttgggggagtatatatgtatatttctatTAACGGTGCGCAATCTACCTCActtcgaccttttgggcacccctggttACATGATGTGCTGAAATGTTTGACAGATTGAACAGAATATTAGcaattttacttttgtttggttattttgcatttttagtTTGAGACAATTAATCTCCAAgttcatttatattcatattagtatttaagtcaaacacatttttattgtgttgGAGAAAGAACGGCTTCTTTATTTCCTATGTACCCAACGGAAAACTATATCATGAGAAAACGTTTTCTTACTATTCTGTTTGTACGAGTTGGTTCTTGCATGAGGCTCAATAACCCTGTCGCCTTGAGGCTAGATGCCCCCCCGATACAGAAGTTGGCCCCTGGTACACTGAGCATGCACCCCCAAGCTTTAACACAGACAGATAACAAACAGAGTgagaaaacacatcagtgaCGCCTCTGTAGCCCTTAGAGATGACCTCCAACACCCCCATCTCATCCCAACATGAACCCCCCACCCCAGCCCGTGACACAGACAGAAGGAGGCTAAGGCTCCAGTTGAAAGCTCAAAGAAGAGAATATGTTagacacagaagacagagaaggaagtttagttgttgtttttctcatgcGGCAGCTCTCTATCCGGAGGCGTTGATGTACAGCTGACTCTGCAGGATGTAGTCGATGACAGGCTGACTCAGGTAGTCCACCACGTGGCCGTCACCGTGTTGCAGGGCCAGTCTGATGGGGGGGGGAGGCAACAATACTAAACTCCTTATTAATGTCcgataacaacaacaacgtatGAGACACAGAAATACAACTGTTGTAACAGCTTCTAACACAATGGGCTCAGAAAGGAACAAGTAATcctaaagtttatttatttacaaatattttttctctaaaatgttcaacttaattgttttttttcctcctaaTATTACGACTTTTTTTCTCTAAATATTACGACATTTATTTCTTAAGATATaacatctttctttctccaaaATGTTCGACTTTACTCTACTATACAAAactttgtgctgcagcctgTCCGTCGTGTGTTCACTAACTCAGGCCGACCTTCTGCTTCTGTCGTGAAGTTTGAAGAAGAGCTTATAAAGCAGCTTCCTGTGACCTCAGCCTGTTCGTTATTATGCAGCTGACCCTGAAACAGCCCTTTACACGGTCAGTCTGTGTTTCCAGGTGCAAAACTAAGTAACATGTTTTAGTTCTACAAGCATGAAGGAGCGTTGAGACGTCCAGAGTCGAGCTCTCCTCTGACACACGATGAAGCTTTGTTGCAGCAGATTACTAACTGTTCAACAGTAGTGCACAGTAACAACATCAGAAGGGTAACTTTAATCCCACCTGCTCTTGGTTGAGCTGACGATGGACATCGGGTGGCTTATCCCATCTTTCACCACAGTGATGTTGTCCTGAAAACAAGAACAGAGATCAGATGAGACGACGAAGGACGACGTTTCTCTCACATACGGCGTGAAAATGGATGTCAGATGGGACCAGAGTTTGATGCTTCCTTCACACCCAAAGCAAAAGTGAATTatcatgttttttgtgtttatttgcgTAACTCGCACTTTAGAGGAGGAGGGTGTTACCTCCATGTAGATACCAATAACGTTTCTTCAACCATGGCCGGATAACAACTATTGCTGCTTTTTGCATGTTGTGGATGTTCCAGATACAACGTAGAGTCTGGGTTCCTAACATCATCCAAATGCCCACAGCTCGGGCATTTTACTGTTTCAGTACCCTATACCctactataccctactatagcctactatagcctactatacccaactataccctactataccctactataccctactatagcctactatacccaactatagcctactataccctactataccCAACTATACCCTATTATACCCTACTATAGCCTACTATACCCCAACTATAGCctactataccctactatacccaactataccctactataccctactataccttactataccctactataccCCTACTATAGCCTACTATAAGCCTACTATAGCCTACTATACTCCCAACTATAGCctactataccctactatacccaactataccctactataccctactataccctactatagccaactataccctactatagcctactatagcctactatagcctactatacccaactatagcctactataccctactatacccaactataccctactataccctactataGCCTACTATACGCAAGTATATTctactataccctactataccCAACTATACCCTACTATAGCCTACTATAGCCTACTATAGTCTACTATACCCAACTATAGCctactataccctactatacccaactataccctactataccctactataccctactatagcctactataccctactatagcctactatagtctactatagcctactataccctactatacccaactataccctactataccctactatagcctactataggcaactataccctactatagcctactataccctactatagcctactataccctactataGCCTACTATACCCTACTACACCCTACTATAGCctactataccctactatagcctactatagcctactataccctactatagtctactatagcctactataccctactataccctactataccctactatagcctactatagtctactataccctactataccCAACTATAGCGTACTATACCCAACTATAGCGtactataccctactatacccaactataccctactatacccaactataccctactataccCAAATATACCctactataccctactatacACTACTATAGTctactataccctactatagcctactatacactactatagcctactatagcctactatagtgtactatagcctactatagcctactataccctactataGTCTACTATAGCCTACTATACCCTAATATACCCTACTATAGCCTACTATAGTCTACTATAGCCTACTATACTCTACTATACCCAactataccctactataccctactatagcctactataggcaactataccctactatacccaactataccctactataccctactataccgtactatagcctactatagcctactataccctactatagtctactataccctactataccctactataccctactataccCAACTATACCCTACATACCCAACTATACCCTACTATAGCCTACTATACGCAACTATATTTTACTATAGCCTACTATAGCctactataccctactatagcctactatacccaactatagcctactataccctactataccCAACTATACCCTACTATACGCAAGTATATTctactataccctactataccaaactataccctactataccgtactataccctactataccctactataccgtactataccctactataccCTACAGCGATTTTAACCTAAAATAAACAGATTCTTCGTACAGAAGTATTTTTGTAAACTTTATCCTCTGTTCCTCAATACAACAACATATAAACGTTCTGTTAGCAAGTTATTTTGGCCATGTCCTTCatgcatgtatttatttcacCGTTACAGAAATGTGGCCTGATTAGTGACGACTCACAGAGGAGGTAACGGAGCACACTCTGACATTACAAGCCAAATCTTCATCCTGACCAGAGTTTTACTAAAGCTCCGTTTTCATTGACCTAAAACTGCATTATggccaaaacaaaaaggttatgTTTGCAAAAATACCCGTGTACCTGTGGACTAGGCCTTGATTGCGACACACGGCTCAAAAGGATGATGAAACAACTCATTCATGAATTCATGCTTTATCAGGTCTGTCCACAAGACACCATTACAGTTATATTGACCTTGAACTTGCGGAGAATGGAGGAATGATTCATGATCTTCTCGGTGTCGGCTCCATCACGAGGAACCACCACGATCCCAAAATCCCCCACGATCACCTCCATCTGAAACCACAGCAACATGACCTTCAGACGCACCAGCATTTATGTCCAGGGTTGGAATTCTGTCGTGGACTTTGTCACTTTAATTATCACTGTTGACGAATTAGAAACCATCTTGGTAGTGTTGACCACTGGACTcctaaaatgtgtgttttacaacGAAAACGTGTTTCCCTGGAGACCTAATTGAGAAtgtagtttagttgtatgggcaCGTCATTTCTAAGAGACAGGATTAACTTAAAGGGAATAAAGAGAACCAGAAATTAGTTTATCACACGGACGGCTAATGGCTGGCCTGTCCTATGTCCACTGTGTCTTATGCTGTTGATATAACTAACATCGAACAAGATTGGTAAGGTCCATCTTCGCAGTTCAAGTGAATGAGGGGAGATGGACATTTCAAATGCACTTTAAATGGTcttcagaaataaaaaaggaacacaGTTTTGAGGGCTTAGGTTTTAAGGAGTAGCTTATAATATCAGTCGGCTATAAGCTGTAGATTTTAACGTTTGAACTAGAGAAGCATAGACTTCTGAGaacataaaatgttttgaaaggTCTCGTTAATGTGTCCTATTACGAGGATATTAAGATGGGGAACATGGATACTATCCCCATTTTTATTTTGGTGGTGACAAGACGTTTTTGTTAAATCGTTCCCTCAAAGTTGTATCTTTGAattcaaaattaaaatgattaattgttGTACTAGTCCCATTAATCAAATTATTCAAACACTTGAATTCCCTTATTGCCtcttgctaacagctagcatCCATATTAGCATGATGGCAGTGTGAGAAAAGAACAACGCTGCATGCTAACGCTTTCTTTTTGCAGGTGTTTCCTTTGTCAACCACATCGAAATGACCTGGCGGGTTATTACGATGGCGTTCAGAGGAAAGCGCGAAGGGGTGGGACTACATGTTGGGTGGGGGCGGGGCTACATGTTGGGTGGGGGCGGGGCTACAGTGTGcttacatcactgtccttccaCAGGCCAGGGATGCAGAAGGACTCCAGGAGATCACTGCCACACAGGAGCAAGATGCGTAACTCTACAGACGACAAACAGGCGGGAGGAAAGAGACACGTCCtcagtaaacaacatgtttactcagtaaacaacatgtttacTGGATACAAACAAACCAGAAGGATTTCAGACACAGCAGGAAATCACGACACAAGAGGCTGTTCAGGTTTCAGATCCTGAAAAGACGACTCACCGATCTCCTCGTATCTCATCGCCATCCCCAGGTTAGCGTTTTCATCTGACACAatgaaacaacacaaatgtaattcaatACGTCTTCAGCGTAAACAATAAAGGTACAGGGTGTTGTAATGAAATTCTTTGGTTTACAAACATTTGAATCTAATCTGAATACTTTTGGATCCTTAAAATATTTGTACTTTATACCTAAAAACAGCCAAAAAAAATGTAGTtccacaaaatatatattttctctttaaacatttttaatgcaaataaaatgcattttactgcATTTACAGTTGCTCAAATCAAATTATCCtggtacaaaaacaaactgcagatttactgtgtgtattctgCAACAGGGTTCTTTTGTGTAAgtgtctgttgctgctgtttttgaTTCACAGGCCACCTCACATGTCGTGCTTGTCATGAGTTAGTAGCATTGCTTATCATGAAAAATCAATTagattgaacatttaaaatatattattaattaattgattaattacatGTTCGTGCACTAATAAACTCAAAGTAAAGAGTGAATCaggctttattttatttttaggcaGCACACTGCTGACACATCTTTACATAGTAATcatgaaatacaaaatgtacattttaaagcagGAAAAAAATCGTGAAAGGAAGTAaaagtcttttaaaaataaattattaattcatcattttaaagacagaataaggaaatataattattaattggcAAATGTACTCTGTATTAACTTATTATAATTAAACGCTGTAAAAGCCTTGAACActataaatagaataaaacatatcgGGTTTTATTATTGCGTCAGGCGTTGGAGCTGGAGCTAAAGGTTGACgggtataaaaacacaaacctgtCTGTATGATGTTTTCTAAAACTAAGACCTTTAAAGTCTCAGTGAATTTTTCTACTTACCGACGAAGGTGAAGCGCTCAATGTGAGGGCGGACGCAGCAGATTTTCCCCAAATTCTCGCTGACCTTCCCCCACAGTTTGActgagcagagaaagaaagaaggaagagtgAAGAGAAGTTTAGACTCAGATAACATTCAATTACAAATAATAATCTGAGGCTATATTTTCTGATGAACAAATCAAAAGGTATCTTCATAAAAGTGGAGTTTTCAGAGACGTCTTTTTAGATTTTAGGAAGGACGTTTAACATTAACGTTTTACTCTCCTTTTAAAGGGAAACTACCAGAGTGGATGATAAGTGTTCCTCATTCGCTAGttgtacagtaggcatctctcAAGGGTCTATTTTACGACCAACTTTTAGTCATTAATGATCTTCCTCAAGTAAGTCCAGAAGTTAGCATCCAACTGTATGCAGATGATACTGTAATTTTTACCCAATGCCAGATCTAAAGAACACGCTGCAGCCGAACAGCAGCTGCAATGAGCAAGGTGTCCGATTGGCTGGTAAATTCATCGCTTTACACTTTATGTAAGTAAAACAGTTCATCCTGAATGATGCTGTTTGTAATAACCATATTGTAGGTTCAAAAAGGTTAATCTCAATAgacatatttctttaaaaaataattcagtaaatccagacattttaattaatagtgAAGTCCTCACATCTGTGATACATGTTAGGCGTTACAAGTTAGTAGAAACTAGTTAGTAGAAACAAATGAGTAGAAACAAGTTAGTAGAAAAAAGTTAGTAGAAACAAGTTAGTAGAAACAAGTTAGTAGAAACAAGTTAGTAGAAACTAATTAGTAGAAACAAGTTAGTAGAAACTAGTTAGTAGAAACAAGTTCGTAGAAACTAGTTAGTAGAAACAAGTTAGTAGAAACAAGTTAGTAGAAACTAATTAGTAGAAACAAGTTAGTAGAAACTAGTTAGTAGAAACAAGTTCGTAGAAACTAGTTAGTAGAAACAAGTTAGTAGAAACAAGTTAGTAGAAACTAGTTAGTAGAAACAAGTTAGTAGAAACAAGTTAGTAGAAACTAGTTAGTAGACACGTTAGTAGAAACGTTAGTAGGGTCATCTGTCAgctgtctctgctgctccaaAGCTTTTTTTACATATGATTTTTTTAACCTGGTCATAAAGCCTTATTCTCACTCTATAAACAAATCCTAAAAGTACGAGATAAAAAGCCAAGGCATCCTATTTATTGTAATATcctgaaaattaaataaaataatatatatatataaaaaacatgcCTGTATTTATTATACTGATGGACTCTTAAgtttcatgtgtttgttgttctggGGT
This window contains:
- the nmnat2 gene encoding LOW QUALITY PROTEIN: nicotinamide/nicotinic acid mononucleotide adenylyltransferase 2 (The sequence of the model RefSeq protein was modified relative to this genomic sequence to represent the inferred CDS: deleted 1 base in 1 codon); the encoded protein is MTEKAREYLHKTGRFIVIGGIISPVHDSYGKPGLVPSRHRLTMCQLAVQSPDWIRVDPWECYQDTWQTTCSVLEHHRDLMKRVTGCILSNVNTPSTTPVIGQPQNQTPTPIYQNHNNMNHKPTAVKLWGKVSENLGKICCVRPHIERFTFVDENANLGMAMRYEEIELRILLLCGSDLLESFCIPGLWKDSDMEVIVGDFGIVVVPRDGADTEKIMNHSSILRKFKDNITVVKDGISHPMSIVSSTKSRLALQHGDGHVVDYLSQPVIDYILQSQLYINASG